The following are from one region of the Vicugna pacos chromosome 9, VicPac4, whole genome shotgun sequence genome:
- the ZDHHC7 gene encoding palmitoyltransferase ZDHHC7, with translation MPSSGHRLRDVEHHPLLAENDNYDSSSSSSSEADSADRVWFIRDGCGMICAVLTWLLVVYADFVVTFVMLLPSKDFWYSVVNGVVFNCLAVLALSSHLRTMLTDPGAVPKGNATKEYMESLQLKPGEVIYKCPKCCCIKPERAHHCSICKRCIRKMDHHCPWVNNCVGEKNQRFFVLFTMYIALCSVHALTLCGLQFISCVRGQWTECSDFSPPVTVILLIFLCLEGLLFFTFTAVMFGTQIHSICNDETEIERLKSEKPTWERRLRWEGMKSVFGGPPSLLWMNPFVGFRFRRLQMRPRKGGPEFSV, from the exons ATGCCGTCATCAGGACACCGGCTCCGGGATGTTGAGCATCATCCTCTCCTGGCTGAAAATGACAATTacgactcctcctcctcctcgtcctccgaGGCCGACTCGGCAGACCGGGTGTGGTTCATCCGCGATGGCTGCGGTATGATCTGCGCTGTCCTGACGTGGCTTCTGGTCGTGTATGCGGATTTCGTGGTGACCTTCGTTATGCTGCTGCCTTCCAAAGACTTCTGGTACTCGGTGGTCAATGGGGTTGTCTTCAACTGCCTGGCTGTGCTCGCCCTGTCATCTCACCTGAGGACCATGCTCACCGACCCT GGGGCAGTACCCAAAGGAAATGCTACTAAAGAATACATGGAGAGTTTGCAGCTGAAGCCTGGAGAGGTGATCTACAAGTGTCCAAAGTGCTGCTGCATCAAGCCCGAGCGCGCCCACCACTGCAG TATCTGCAAAAGATGTATTCGGAAAATGGATCATCACTGCCCATGGGTGAACAACTGTGTAGGAGAGAAGAATCAGAGATTTTTTGTGCTCTTTACC ATGTACATCGCGCTGTGCTCAGTGCACGCTCTCACCCTCTGTGGACTCCAGTTCATCTCCTGTGTCCGAGGGCAGTGGACGG AATGCAGTGATTTCTCACCTCCGGTAACTGTAATCCTGTTGATCTTCCTGTGCCTTGAGGgtcttctgtttttcactttcaccGCAGTTATGTTTGGCACCCAGATCCACTCAATATGCAATGACGAAACG gAAATCGAGAGGCTGAAGAGCGAGAAGCCGACATGGGAGCGGAGGCTGCGCTGGGAGGGCATGAAGTCCGTCTTCGGGGGGCCCCCCTCGCTGCTCTGGATGAACCCCTTTGTCGGCTTCCGATTTAGGCGACTGCAGATGAGACCCCGGAAAGGGGGCCCTGAGTTCTCGGTGTGA